The sequence TGCCCGCCGACACCGAGATCAAGGTGTGGGACAGCAGCGGACATTCCCGCTGGTTCGTCATTCCCGAGCGCCCCGCGGGCACCGAAGGTTTCACCGATGCGGAGTTGATGGAGCTGGTGACCACGGAGTCCATGATGGGTGTCGCGTTGGCGGGTAAGTCGTCATGATGCTGCACGAGACGTGCACCACCGACCGGGCCGCGCCGCAGTTCGATCACGAGTGGCAGCGCCGGGCGTTCGGGTTGGCGTTGGCGCTCTCGGAGTTTCGCCACTTCGACTGGAGCGACTTTCAGCAGAGCCTGATCGAGACGATCGGCCGATGGGAGAACACGCCGGAGGATCAGCGCGGCGACTGGCAGTACTACGACCACTGGGTCGCCGCGCTGGAGAAGGTGATCGACGACCACCAGCTGCTCACCGCGCCCGCCCGAGCCAACGGGGACGGTCATGGCTGAGGCGCGGGTGGCCACCGGTGTCGCCGGTCTGGTTGCGGCCCTGTGGCTGGCCGGGACGGCCTTCATGGCGCTGACGGTGCTCTACTTCGTCGGGCTCGATCAGGGCGCGACGTCGGTCTTCGGCACCAGCACCGTGGTCCACGAATTCGTCCACGACGCACGGCATCTGCTCGGCTTTCCCTGTCACTAGCCGATCGCCAGGGCATCCAACACGCGGCCGAGCTCGGCGAGGGCCTGACGGTGGGCGGCCCTCTGGTCGTCGGCGCGGGCGACGATCATCGCGGTCTCGCACAGCGCCCCGTAGAGGAAGTGGGCCAGCGGCGCGGGCGGGCGCCGCTCGATCCGCCCGGCATCGATCGCTTCGGCGATGCCGCGTGCCATCATCTGCA comes from Mycolicibacterium pulveris and encodes:
- a CDS encoding nitrile hydratase accessory protein; the protein is MMLHETCTTDRAAPQFDHEWQRRAFGLALALSEFRHFDWSDFQQSLIETIGRWENTPEDQRGDWQYYDHWVAALEKVIDDHQLLTAPARANGDGHG
- a CDS encoding CbtB domain-containing protein, translating into MAEARVATGVAGLVAALWLAGTAFMALTVLYFVGLDQGATSVFGTSTVVHEFVHDARHLLGFPCH